A genomic region of Papaver somniferum cultivar HN1 chromosome 7, ASM357369v1, whole genome shotgun sequence contains the following coding sequences:
- the LOC113292641 gene encoding zinc finger protein ZAT9-like yields MEKRNCKICFKRFSNGRALGGHMKSHMAILQTPPKVEQTKFNLQQEQIRNEAASSEEEGDEEEMKNGLYYGLREHPKKSFRLVDPIFSSSTATMEVGNSSSVIIDRESETDESFKNNTPPLTRRRSKRNRRIPITQKDQYLTYNEEIHCNIKKMKKLKKAIMKAEAFEPVESEPVSSVSDNTIEEDVAFSLMMLSRDTWIKESDEVSEKSIEIEDDYDSEEEIIKLTSYTSRTAATPTRKKYQCESCKKVFRSYQALGGHRANHSKINGCILPSSTIQADQSNADDYLKCPVCFKSFKSRQALGGHKRIHFSADLAAAAAANSNTTTSTTPVSAASKSIKFRDNLIDLNLPAPIEEDDNSEFIDLI; encoded by the coding sequence ATGGAGAAGAGAAACTGTAAGATATGTTTCAAGAGATTCTCGAATGGTAGAGCACTAGGTGGTCATATGAAATCTCATATGGCAATTCTTCAAACACCACCAAAAGTTGAACAGACCAAGTTTAATCTTCAGCAGGAACAAATCAGAAACGAAGCTGCATCatctgaagaagaaggagatgaagaagagatgaaaAATGGGTTATACTATGGATTGAGAGAACACCCAAAGAAAAGTTTCAGATTAGTAGATCCTATATTTTCTTCATCAACAGCAACAATGGAAGTTGGTAATTCTTCATCAGTAATTATAGATAGAGAAAGTGAAACTGATGAATCGTTTAAGAATAATACTCCGCCACTTACTAGAAGAAGATCAAAAAGAAATCGAAGAATACCCATTACTCAAAAGGATCAGTATCTTACTTACAATGAAGAAATCCACTGTAAcattaagaagatgaagaaattgaagaaagCTATTATGAAAGCTGAAGCATTTGAACCAGTTGAATCGGAACCAGTAAGTTCAGTTTCTGATAATACTATTGAAGAAGATGTTGCtttttctttgatgatgctttcTAGAGATACTTGGATTAAAGAATCGGATGAAGTTTCAGAGAAATCTATTGAGATTGAGGATGATTATGATTCAGAAGAAGAGATCATTAAGCTAACTTCTTATACTTCGCGAACAGCTGCAACACCAACTCGAAAGAAATACCAGTGTGAGTCATGCAAGAAAGTTTTTCGTTCATATCAAGCATTAGGTGGGCACAGAGCAAATCACAGTAAGATTAATGGTTGTATTCTTCCATCTTCTACCATTCAAGCTGATCAAAGTAATGCAGATGACTATCTCAAATGCCCAGTTTGTTTCAAAAGCTTCAAGTCAAGACAAGCTCTGGGAGGACACAAAAGAATCCATTTTTCTGCAGatttagcagcagcagcagcagctaatTCTAATACTACTACTTCTACTACTCCAGTTTCAGCAGCTTCGAAGTCTATTAAATTTAGAGATAATCTGATAGATCTCAATCTTCCAGCTCCGATCGAAGAAGATGATAATTCAGAATTCATTGATCTTATTTAA